The following coding sequences lie in one Desulfitibacter alkalitolerans DSM 16504 genomic window:
- a CDS encoding PIN domain-containing protein: protein MKITDANIILRYLLEDVPELSKKASEILETNEIFIPNEVFAEIVYVLEKVYEVDREEISSTLMELINTQNINVADKIVLNKALELYSATKFDFIDTILYSYNKYKNYKVFTFDKKWIRYLLSLPSQNTFFIFSAMTK, encoded by the coding sequence ATGAAGATAACAGACGCTAATATAATACTAAGATACCTATTAGAAGACGTACCTGAGTTATCCAAGAAAGCTTCTGAAATTCTAGAAACCAATGAAATATTTATACCCAATGAAGTATTTGCTGAAATTGTATATGTTTTGGAAAAAGTTTATGAAGTAGACAGAGAAGAAATAAGCTCTACTCTTATGGAGTTAATTAATACTCAAAATATTAATGTAGCAGATAAAATAGTGCTGAATAAGGCATTAGAGCTTTACTCAGCAACAAAGTTTGATTTTATTGACACTATTTTGTACTCCTATAATAAATATAAGAATTATAAAGTTTTTACTTTCGATAAAAAGTGGATACGCTATCTTTTAAGTCTACCATCCCAAAACACATTTTTCATTTTTAGTGCTATGACCAAATGA
- the speB gene encoding agmatinase, with product MENSFYKSGQFLGAVSEYDGARAVIYGAPMDFTVSFRPGTRFGPEKIRSVSIVLEEYSPYQDRHLEEVVFYDAGDLALPFGNVEKSLQMIYQATKRLHEDKKFPILLGGEHLVSLPSIQAAHEHFRNLKVIQFDAHADLREDYEGEPNSHATVIRKAAELIGGSNVFQLGIRSGTREEFDYGKRNTNFYFNQVIEPLNEIVEKCSADPVYITVDIDVLDPAFAPGTGTPEPGGFSVRDLLYGFKELGKLNIVGFDLVEVSPAYDKSDITSIAAAKLVREALLGFVKT from the coding sequence ATGGAAAACAGTTTTTATAAAAGCGGACAATTTTTAGGAGCAGTTTCTGAATATGATGGAGCCAGGGCTGTCATCTATGGTGCTCCCATGGATTTTACTGTCTCCTTTAGGCCTGGCACTCGCTTTGGCCCTGAGAAAATAAGAAGTGTTTCTATTGTATTGGAGGAATATAGTCCATATCAGGACAGGCATCTGGAAGAGGTAGTCTTTTATGATGCAGGTGACCTTGCATTGCCCTTTGGCAATGTTGAAAAGAGTTTGCAGATGATATACCAAGCAACAAAAAGACTCCATGAAGATAAGAAGTTTCCAATTCTTCTTGGTGGAGAGCATCTTGTAAGTCTACCTTCAATTCAGGCTGCCCATGAACATTTTAGAAACTTAAAAGTTATTCAATTTGATGCTCATGCGGATTTAAGAGAGGATTATGAGGGAGAACCTAACTCTCACGCTACTGTTATTCGAAAGGCGGCAGAATTAATTGGTGGCTCCAATGTATTTCAGTTGGGAATCCGCTCTGGAACAAGGGAAGAGTTTGATTACGGGAAGAGGAATACAAACTTCTATTTTAATCAGGTAATAGAACCTTTAAATGAAATCGTTGAAAAATGCAGCGCAGATCCGGTATATATAACAGTTGATATTGATGTGCTTGACCCAGCCTTTGCACCTGGAACTGGAACACCTGAACCTGGGGGATTCTCTGTTAGAGATTTATTATATGGCTTCAAGGAGCTTGGTAAATTGAACATTGTAGGTTTTGATTTGGTAGAAGTGTCTCCTGCATATGATAAATCAGATATAACATCTATAGCAGCTGCAAAGCTCGTGCGAGAAGCGCTTCTGGGCTTTGTCAAAACATAA
- a CDS encoding tyrosine-type recombinase/integrase codes for MSKRKQDSDVNEFWSLARSFLKVYLPNAREVSPNTVKAYKQALETLIKYIENSGLTRDTITIGALTPACIEGFMVWMSKELNCRPRTCNLRLSAIKTFLRYCARHVITNESVSREVLEVPSKKVRKDKIEYMSNKAAMAIMSAPDSRRIMGRRNIAMLTLLYDSAARVQELVDIEVGDLFLNEKSGTEGDSFVTLHGKGDRFRNVTLSPKTAKLIQSYLNEFHPKMDRHAPLFYTRRTGSLWPLSVDSVSRVLKESADKARKQVPDIPDRIHCHLLRKSRAMHLYIAGVQLPAIMELLGHSSMNTTSGFYAFVTWDMVSEAMKKANEGHLDGIELWKDPDIRKKLYSLD; via the coding sequence ATGAGTAAAAGGAAACAAGACTCTGATGTAAATGAGTTCTGGTCTTTGGCTCGATCCTTTCTTAAGGTGTATTTGCCAAACGCAAGGGAAGTCTCTCCGAATACCGTAAAAGCCTACAAACAAGCGCTTGAGACCTTAATCAAATATATTGAAAATTCGGGGCTTACCAGAGACACCATCACAATTGGAGCGTTAACGCCTGCCTGCATTGAAGGCTTTATGGTATGGATGTCAAAAGAACTAAATTGCAGGCCGAGAACCTGTAATTTAAGGCTCTCCGCGATTAAGACATTTTTGCGTTATTGTGCGCGCCATGTTATCACCAATGAATCGGTCAGTCGTGAAGTCCTTGAAGTCCCATCAAAAAAAGTTAGAAAAGATAAGATTGAATACATGTCCAATAAAGCTGCAATGGCTATTATGAGTGCACCCGACAGCAGGAGAATCATGGGTAGGCGGAACATAGCTATGTTAACGTTGCTCTATGATAGTGCTGCTAGAGTACAGGAACTCGTTGACATTGAAGTTGGCGATCTTTTTTTAAATGAAAAGTCTGGTACAGAAGGCGATTCTTTTGTGACTCTGCACGGAAAAGGCGATAGATTTCGAAACGTTACTTTGTCGCCCAAGACTGCTAAGCTTATTCAATCATATTTGAATGAGTTTCATCCTAAAATGGATAGACATGCCCCACTATTTTACACAAGACGGACAGGATCACTATGGCCGCTATCTGTAGACTCTGTAAGCAGAGTTTTAAAGGAAAGTGCTGACAAAGCGCGTAAGCAAGTCCCAGACATCCCGGATAGAATCCACTGTCATCTTCTAAGAAAGAGCAGAGCGATGCACTTATACATCGCGGGTGTACAGCTGCCTGCGATAATGGAACTACTGGGACACTCAAGCATGAATACTACATCCGGATTCTATGCTTTTGTTACCTGGGATATGGTAAGTGAGGCAATGAAAAAGGCAAATGAAGGCCACTTGGATGGAATTGAGTTGTGGAAGGATCCGGATATTCGTAAGAAATTGTACTCTTTGGACTAA
- a CDS encoding Mu transposase domain-containing protein: MFCNIYSGWEKGAVENLVSIVRKIAFTPMPHAANFNELQEHVTHKCMEYCLNHKIKDRPRSIKQMLDEEKEHLLPLPVYPFDPAEEIKALVYHDLTVRLGCTKYSVPADYVGLSVTLKLSPFNVDIYHEGSLIYRHKKALSSSDHQYIPEHYLKILERKPRAIKNAAPINRGIMPKELTDFMHLCKGKDRNYQLVNILLLGKKIPQDTLLWAVKQANMTGSPSYELVCFYLEIQEKSLTDKLHVDDAVKVSSVDFNKYDELLESED; encoded by the coding sequence GTGTTTTGTAATATTTATAGCGGGTGGGAAAAGGGTGCTGTCGAGAACCTTGTATCCATTGTTCGTAAAATTGCCTTTACTCCCATGCCGCATGCAGCAAATTTTAATGAGCTGCAGGAGCATGTAACCCATAAATGTATGGAGTACTGCCTAAACCATAAGATTAAGGATCGCCCAAGGTCAATAAAGCAGATGCTTGATGAGGAAAAAGAACATCTGCTACCTTTACCAGTATATCCTTTTGACCCTGCTGAGGAGATTAAGGCTTTAGTCTATCATGATTTGACAGTTAGACTAGGTTGTACAAAGTATTCTGTACCGGCAGATTATGTGGGGTTATCTGTAACCCTTAAGTTATCTCCTTTTAATGTGGATATCTATCACGAGGGTTCTTTAATATATAGGCACAAAAAGGCTCTTAGCTCATCTGATCATCAATATATTCCAGAGCATTATCTTAAGATCTTAGAAAGAAAGCCCAGGGCTATTAAAAATGCTGCTCCTATTAATAGGGGTATTATGCCTAAAGAACTAACTGATTTCATGCACCTTTGTAAGGGTAAGGATAGAAATTATCAGCTGGTAAACATACTGCTGTTGGGTAAAAAGATACCCCAAGATACTCTTCTTTGGGCAGTTAAGCAGGCAAATATGACAGGTAGTCCTTCCTATGAACTGGTATGTTTTTATCTTGAGATACAGGAAAAAAGCCTGACTGATAAACTGCATGTTGATGATGCAGTTAAAGTTTCATCTGTGGATTTTAATAAGTATGATGAACTATTAGAAAGTGAGGATTGA
- the istB gene encoding IS21-like element helper ATPase IstB: MTSALDNSSIHEKILAMAKDLKLYTFADYKEYMKNDLTKQEFLYNLLSTEASIKDQNRYRYRLKNAAFPIVKTLDTFEFDQDRLPELKKDTVMELATCEFIAKKQNVVAIGGSGTGKTHIITALGVEAIRKGYTVKFRRASELVTQMTEAANEKLLTRFLKNINACDALIIDELGYLSYDAAGASLLFQIFASRYETKSIMVTSNLEFSKWVTFLGKDEHMTSALIGRLVHQSTILNMNGENYRLQKRNKP, encoded by the coding sequence ATGACAAGTGCACTAGATAATTCTTCTATTCATGAAAAGATACTGGCTATGGCAAAGGATTTGAAGCTTTATACCTTTGCTGATTACAAAGAGTATATGAAAAACGATTTAACCAAGCAAGAGTTCCTATATAATCTGCTCTCTACGGAAGCTTCTATTAAGGACCAGAATAGATACAGGTATCGTTTAAAAAATGCTGCCTTTCCTATTGTAAAAACCCTGGATACTTTTGAGTTTGATCAAGACAGACTGCCTGAGCTTAAGAAGGATACTGTGATGGAACTTGCTACTTGTGAGTTTATTGCAAAAAAACAAAACGTCGTTGCAATAGGTGGAAGTGGAACAGGAAAAACCCACATCATTACTGCTCTTGGTGTTGAGGCTATTAGAAAGGGCTATACGGTAAAGTTTAGAAGAGCTTCTGAGCTTGTTACTCAAATGACTGAGGCTGCTAATGAAAAACTCTTAACCAGGTTTTTAAAGAACATTAATGCCTGCGACGCCTTGATAATCGATGAACTGGGATATCTTTCTTATGATGCTGCCGGTGCAAGCTTACTATTTCAAATCTTTGCTTCTAGGTATGAAACAAAAAGCATTATGGTTACTTCTAATCTTGAATTTTCTAAATGGGTCACCTTTCTTGGTAAGGATGAGCATATGACCTCTGCTTTAATAGGCAGGTTGGTGCATCAATCTACTATTTTAAATATGAATGGTGAAAACTACAGGCTTCAAAAGAGGAATAAACCTTAG